A DNA window from Phragmites australis chromosome 11, lpPhrAust1.1, whole genome shotgun sequence contains the following coding sequences:
- the LOC133885577 gene encoding uncharacterized protein LOC133885577 → MGLLVQLPNLAAARRPATAAARLSCRGGRLTVSAAAPGGPVKEEEEKGAGKKEKIVIRVSDPVRERRLPPPLSSAPEASSEPPLAPVADRQRGEEDGEEEGRRRYYVNMGDAIRTLREELLVLFYREPSFDIYRDDIIFKDPLNNFVGIDNYKRIFWALRFIGQILFKAVWIDIVSIWQPIDNVIMIRWIVHGIPRVPWEGYGRFDGTSEYKLDKNGKIYEHKVDNLARNSPTKFKVLPVEEFIRSLGCPSTPKPTYFETLTLSLMSVMPFWLRLTCMRCYLSLYLTLAILAKG, encoded by the exons ATGGGCCTCCTGGTCCAGCTCCCcaacctcgccgccgcccggcgcccagccaccgccgccgcccgcctgAGCTGCCGCGGTGGGCGCCTCACTGTATCTGCCGCGGCGCCCGGCGGTCCcgtgaaggaggaggaggagaagggggcgGGGAAGAAGGAGAAGATAGTGATTAGAGTCTCGGACCCGGTGCGGGAGAGGAGGCTCCCGCCACCGCTGTCCTCCGCCCCGGAGGCGTCGTCGGAGCCTCCACTGGCACCGGTCGCGGATAGGCAGCGCGGcgaggaggacggcgaggaggagggcaggAGGCGGTACTACGTGAACATGGGGGACGCCATCCGGACGCTGCGGGAGGAGCTCCTTGTCCTGTTCTACCGGGAGCCCAGCTTCGATATCTACAG agatgatatcatcttcaaAGATCCTCTCAATAATTTTGTGGGTATTGATAattataaaagaatattttgGGCACTACGGTTTATTGGCCAAATTCTCTTCAAGGCAGTGTGGATTGACATTGTCAGTATATGGCAGCCCATCGACAATGTAATCATGATCCGGTGGATTGTCCATGGCATCCCCAGGGTTCCATGGGAAGGATATGGCCGCTTTGATGGCACCTCAGAATATAAGTTGGATAAGAATGGGAAGATCTATGAGCATAAGGTGGACAATCTTGCCAGGAATTCACCAACGAAATTCAAGGTCTTGCCAGTCGAAGAGTTCATCAGATCACTTGGATGCCCATCTACTCCAAAACCGACATACTTTGAGACGCTGACATTATCCTTGATGTCAGTCATGCCATTTTGGTTGAGATTGACATGTATGAGATGCTACCTGTCTTTGTACCTTACTCTAGCTATTTTAGCAAAAGGGTGA